Proteins found in one Actinokineospora alba genomic segment:
- a CDS encoding AzlC family ABC transporter permease, with protein MRSIWRTLDAELWRGVLAIALAAAVNGASFGAISVAAGTPVWVPVAMSVLIFAGGSQYLAVGVVASGGGPLAAVLGGLILNARHLPFGLAVGDLIGRSWPARIVGSHLLVDESVAFALAQSDARRARAAYWACSGTLFIAWNAGVLGGALAGQLVSDPGVLGLDAVFPAVMLALVLPALKDSGTLRPALLGAAIALATTPFLPAGVPVLLSLLGLLAVPRRKKVEVPA; from the coding sequence ATGCGTTCGATATGGCGAACACTCGATGCCGAGCTGTGGCGCGGCGTGCTGGCGATCGCCCTGGCGGCGGCGGTCAACGGCGCGTCCTTCGGTGCCATCTCGGTCGCCGCGGGGACGCCGGTGTGGGTGCCCGTGGCGATGTCGGTCCTGATCTTCGCCGGTGGTTCGCAGTACCTCGCGGTCGGCGTGGTCGCGTCGGGTGGGGGTCCACTCGCGGCGGTCCTCGGCGGTCTCATCCTCAACGCCCGCCATCTGCCGTTCGGCCTGGCGGTCGGCGACCTCATCGGTCGGAGTTGGCCCGCGCGGATCGTGGGGAGCCACCTGCTGGTCGACGAGTCGGTGGCGTTCGCGTTGGCCCAGTCCGACGCCCGCCGCGCTCGGGCGGCCTACTGGGCCTGCAGTGGCACGCTGTTCATCGCCTGGAACGCGGGCGTGCTCGGCGGTGCGCTCGCCGGTCAGCTCGTCAGCGACCCCGGCGTGCTCGGCCTCGACGCGGTGTTCCCCGCGGTGATGCTCGCGCTGGTCCTGCCCGCGCTCAAGGACAGCGGCACGCTGCGGCCCGCGCTGCTCGGCGCGGCGATCGCCCTGGCCACCACACCGTTCCTGCCCGCCGGTGTGCCGGTCCTGCTGTCGCTGCTCGGCCTGCTCGCGGTGCCGCGACGGAAGAAAGTGGAGGTGCCCGCATGA
- a CDS encoding helix-turn-helix domain-containing protein: MEQRGAPLEVIAYSLRRERERIGLSLSELAKRAGIAKSTLSQLEAGAGNPSVETLWALGVALDVPFSRLVEPPKPKVQVIRAGEGPIVYSERADYTATLLASCPPHARRDIYLITAEPGGKRESDPHMPGVIEHVVIASGRALVGLTDEPIDIGPGDYIAYPGDLPHVFEALEAGTTACMVSEHV, encoded by the coding sequence ATGGAGCAGCGCGGCGCGCCGTTGGAGGTCATCGCCTACTCGCTGCGGCGGGAGCGGGAGCGGATCGGCCTGTCCCTGTCGGAGCTGGCCAAACGCGCGGGCATCGCCAAGTCCACGCTGTCGCAGCTCGAAGCGGGTGCGGGCAACCCCAGCGTCGAGACCCTGTGGGCACTCGGCGTGGCGCTCGACGTCCCGTTCAGCAGGCTGGTCGAGCCGCCCAAGCCGAAGGTCCAGGTGATCCGGGCGGGCGAAGGGCCGATTGTCTACTCCGAGCGTGCGGACTACACGGCGACGCTGCTGGCGTCCTGTCCCCCGCACGCGCGGCGCGACATCTACCTGATCACCGCCGAACCGGGCGGCAAGCGCGAGTCCGACCCGCACATGCCGGGCGTCATCGAGCACGTCGTGATCGCCTCGGGCCGGGCCCTGGTCGGCCTGACCGACGAGCCGATCGACATCGGACCCGGGGACTACATCGCCTATCCGGGTGATCTTCCGCATGTGTTCGAAGCCCTCGAAGCGGGCACGACGGCCTGCATGGTCTCCGAGCACGTGTGA
- the pdxS gene encoding pyridoxal 5'-phosphate synthase lyase subunit PdxS: protein MSDAQTTTPVAETGTTRVKRGMAEMLKGGVIMDVVDAKQAKIAEDAGAVAVMALERVPADIRAQGGVARMSDPDLIDGIIEAVSIPVMAKARIGHFVEARVLQSLGVDYIDESEVLTPADYANHIDKWQFTVPFVCGATNLGEALRRITEGAAMIRSKGEAGTGDVSNATTHMRKILGEIRRLQNLAEDELYVAAKELQAPYELVREVAQAGKLPVVLFTAGGIATPADAAMMMQLGAEGVFVGSGIFKSGNPAQRAEAIVKATTFHDDPDVIAKVSRGLGEAMVGINVEEVPEPHRLAQRGW, encoded by the coding sequence GTGTCCGACGCACAGACCACCACTCCCGTCGCCGAGACCGGCACCACCCGCGTGAAGCGCGGTATGGCCGAGATGCTCAAGGGCGGCGTGATCATGGACGTGGTCGACGCCAAGCAGGCCAAGATCGCCGAGGACGCGGGCGCCGTGGCCGTCATGGCGCTCGAGCGCGTCCCGGCCGACATCCGCGCGCAGGGCGGCGTGGCCCGGATGAGCGACCCCGACCTGATCGACGGCATCATCGAGGCCGTCTCGATCCCGGTCATGGCCAAGGCCCGCATCGGCCACTTCGTCGAGGCCCGCGTGCTGCAGTCGCTCGGTGTCGACTACATCGACGAGTCCGAGGTGCTCACCCCGGCCGACTACGCCAACCACATCGACAAGTGGCAGTTCACCGTGCCCTTCGTCTGTGGCGCGACCAACCTGGGCGAGGCCCTGCGCCGCATCACCGAGGGCGCGGCGATGATCCGCTCCAAGGGCGAGGCGGGCACCGGCGACGTCTCCAACGCCACCACCCACATGCGCAAGATCCTCGGCGAGATCCGCCGCCTGCAGAACCTGGCCGAGGACGAGCTCTACGTCGCGGCCAAGGAACTGCAGGCGCCGTACGAGCTGGTCCGCGAGGTCGCCCAGGCGGGCAAGCTGCCGGTCGTGCTGTTCACCGCGGGCGGCATCGCCACCCCGGCCGACGCCGCGATGATGATGCAGCTCGGCGCCGAGGGCGTGTTCGTCGGCTCCGGCATCTTCAAGTCCGGCAACCCGGCCCAGCGCGCCGAGGCCATCGTGAAGGCCACCACCTTCCACGACGACCCCGACGTGATCGCCAAGGTCTCCCGCGGTCTGGGCGAGGCCATGGTCGGCATCAACGTCGAGGAAGTTCCGGAGCCGCACCGCCTGGCCCAGCGCGGCTGGTGA
- a CDS encoding elongation factor G-like protein EF-G2, with translation MGSKHSENGQAESGVAADDPAKVRNIVLVGPSGSGKTTLTEALLTATGVLPRAGSVTEGTTVCDHDPAAVRQQRSVGLAVAPFLHEGIKVNLIDTPGYADFVGELRAGLRAADAALFVVCAAEGVDAATTTLWAECAAVGMPRAVVIARLDHPRADFDGELALCQAAFGPNVLPLYLPTGDDGLVGLITQRVFDGHPPAVRDATQAELEQVADARDALLEGIIAESEDESLMDRYLAGEPIDTDTIIADLETAVARGSFHPVIPFCAYTGVGIQPLLEALTRAFPSPLEHPVPMVTDPHGKPHAPLTADPNGPLAAEVVRTAVDSYVGRVSLVRVFSGTLRPERQIHVSGHGLADRGHDDHDVDERVAHIYSPLGAGLREVPYCVAGDLCALTKVGSAETGDTVSAPEDPILMRPWQMPEPLLPVAVIAKTRSDEDALARNLSRLVAGDPTLRMDRNPETHQLVLWCMGEAHADVVLARLRAGGADVETEPVKVSLRETFAGPSRGHGRHVKQSGGHGQYAVCDIEVEPLPTGSGFEFVDKVVGGAVPHQFISSVEKGVRAQLARGVQGHPMVDIRVTLVDGKAHSVDSSDAAFQMAGSLALKDAASNGRISLLEPVDTVEIRLPDEHLGTVLGDLSSRRGRVLGTESDSDGYTVIHSEVPAAALPRYLIELRSMTSGSASFSRGFARFDPVPESLTAQFA, from the coding sequence ATGGGAAGCAAGCACTCCGAGAACGGCCAAGCCGAGTCAGGTGTCGCGGCGGACGACCCGGCCAAGGTGCGCAACATCGTCCTCGTCGGTCCATCCGGCTCGGGCAAGACGACACTGACCGAGGCGCTGCTGACCGCGACCGGCGTGCTGCCGCGCGCGGGCTCGGTCACCGAGGGGACGACGGTGTGCGACCACGACCCGGCCGCGGTGCGCCAGCAGCGCTCGGTGGGCCTGGCGGTGGCGCCGTTCCTGCACGAGGGCATCAAGGTCAACCTGATCGACACCCCGGGATACGCCGACTTCGTCGGTGAGCTGCGCGCCGGTCTGCGCGCCGCCGACGCCGCCCTGTTCGTGGTGTGCGCGGCCGAGGGTGTGGACGCGGCCACCACCACGCTGTGGGCCGAGTGCGCCGCCGTCGGCATGCCGCGCGCTGTCGTGATCGCGCGCCTCGACCACCCGCGGGCGGACTTCGACGGCGAGTTGGCGCTGTGTCAGGCCGCGTTCGGCCCCAATGTCCTGCCGCTGTATTTGCCCACCGGCGACGACGGCCTGGTCGGGCTGATCACCCAGCGGGTGTTCGACGGCCACCCGCCCGCGGTCCGCGACGCCACCCAGGCCGAGCTCGAACAGGTCGCCGACGCCCGCGACGCGCTGCTCGAAGGGATCATCGCCGAGAGCGAGGACGAGTCCCTGATGGACCGCTACCTCGCGGGCGAGCCGATCGACACCGACACGATCATCGCCGACTTGGAGACCGCCGTCGCCCGCGGCTCGTTTCATCCGGTGATCCCGTTCTGCGCCTATACCGGCGTCGGTATCCAACCCCTGCTTGAGGCTCTGACCAGGGCGTTCCCGTCGCCGCTCGAGCACCCGGTGCCGATGGTCACCGACCCGCATGGCAAGCCGCACGCTCCCCTGACCGCCGACCCGAACGGCCCGCTGGCCGCCGAGGTCGTCCGCACGGCCGTCGACTCCTACGTCGGCCGGGTGTCGCTGGTGCGGGTCTTCTCCGGCACGCTGCGCCCCGAGCGCCAGATTCACGTGTCCGGGCACGGCCTCGCCGACCGCGGCCACGACGACCACGACGTCGATGAACGCGTCGCCCACATCTACTCACCGCTCGGCGCGGGCCTCCGCGAAGTCCCCTACTGCGTCGCGGGCGACCTGTGCGCGCTGACGAAGGTCGGCTCGGCGGAGACCGGCGACACGGTGTCGGCGCCGGAGGACCCGATCCTGATGCGGCCATGGCAGATGCCGGAACCGCTGCTGCCGGTGGCGGTGATCGCGAAGACCCGCAGCGACGAGGATGCCTTGGCGCGCAACCTGTCCAGGTTGGTCGCCGGTGATCCGACGCTGCGGATGGACCGCAACCCGGAGACCCACCAGCTGGTGCTGTGGTGCATGGGCGAGGCACACGCGGACGTCGTCCTGGCCCGGCTGCGCGCGGGCGGCGCGGACGTGGAGACCGAGCCGGTGAAGGTGTCGCTGCGGGAGACGTTCGCCGGGCCTTCGCGGGGACACGGGCGGCATGTGAAGCAGTCCGGCGGGCACGGGCAGTACGCCGTGTGCGACATCGAGGTCGAGCCGCTGCCCACGGGGTCAGGGTTCGAGTTCGTGGACAAGGTGGTGGGTGGGGCGGTGCCGCACCAGTTCATCTCGTCGGTGGAGAAGGGCGTGCGGGCTCAGCTGGCCCGTGGCGTGCAAGGGCATCCGATGGTGGACATCCGGGTGACGCTGGTCGACGGCAAGGCGCACAGCGTGGACTCCTCGGATGCGGCTTTCCAGATGGCCGGGTCGCTGGCGTTGAAGGACGCCGCGTCGAACGGGCGGATCTCGCTGCTGGAGCCGGTGGACACGGTGGAGATCCGGTTGCCGGACGAGCACCTGGGCACCGTGCTCGGCGACCTGTCGTCGCGGCGCGGCCGGGTCCTGGGCACGGAGTCGGACAGCGACGGGTACACGGTGATCCATTCCGAGGTGCCTGCCGCCGCTCTGCCCCGGTACCTGATCGAGCTGCGGTCGATGACGTCCGGCTCGGCCTCGTTCAGCCGGGGATTCGCGCGGTTCGACCCGGTGCCGGAGTCGCTGACGGCGCAGTTCGCCTGA
- a CDS encoding NUDIX hydrolase has protein sequence MTGWELTTLVVVLSLVVVIGVWFVGTANRLDRLHVRTDAAWAALDAALARRAVVARAVSGVVDHDLGDRLRVVAERAERAARADRETAENELTRVLAEVDRPALALALAAELIDAEHRMVIARRVHGDAVRDTLTQRRRRVVRWFKLAGTAPEPGYLEIAEPTLDEFPRPRPSARVILLDDQDRVLLFHGHDPDRAEDKFWFTAGGGVEPGEDLRTAAARELFEETGVKLEPDVLEGPLWRRRVAFSFEGRNYDGEEWFFLARLPEDAKIDTVGFTDLEARTIGEHRWWSTTDLKATGETVYPVQLAELLPTATTWDGTLRAVR, from the coding sequence ATGACCGGCTGGGAACTCACCACGCTGGTCGTGGTGCTGTCGCTGGTCGTCGTCATCGGCGTCTGGTTCGTCGGCACCGCCAACCGCCTGGACCGGCTGCACGTGCGCACCGACGCGGCCTGGGCTGCCCTCGACGCCGCCCTCGCGCGCAGAGCGGTGGTCGCCCGCGCGGTGTCCGGCGTCGTCGACCACGACCTCGGCGACCGCCTGCGGGTGGTGGCCGAACGCGCCGAACGGGCCGCCCGCGCCGACCGTGAGACCGCCGAGAACGAACTCACCAGGGTCCTCGCCGAAGTCGACCGTCCCGCCTTGGCCCTGGCCCTGGCCGCCGAACTGATCGACGCCGAACACCGCATGGTCATCGCCCGCCGCGTCCACGGCGACGCCGTCCGGGACACCCTGACCCAACGCAGACGGCGAGTCGTGCGGTGGTTCAAGCTCGCGGGCACCGCACCGGAGCCCGGTTACCTGGAGATCGCCGAACCGACCCTCGACGAGTTCCCCAGGCCGCGCCCGTCAGCGCGGGTGATCCTGCTGGACGACCAGGACCGGGTGCTGCTGTTCCACGGGCACGACCCCGACCGCGCCGAGGACAAGTTCTGGTTCACCGCGGGCGGCGGCGTCGAGCCGGGGGAGGACCTGCGCACGGCGGCGGCCCGGGAGCTGTTCGAGGAGACCGGGGTCAAGCTCGAACCGGACGTCCTGGAAGGCCCGCTGTGGCGCAGGCGGGTGGCGTTCAGCTTCGAGGGCCGCAACTACGACGGCGAGGAATGGTTCTTCCTCGCGCGGCTGCCTGAAGACGCGAAGATCGACACCGTCGGATTCACCGACCTCGAGGCCCGCACCATCGGCGAACACCGCTGGTGGTCCACAACGGACCTCAAGGCGACCGGGGAAACCGTGTACCCGGTCCAGCTGGCCGAACTCCTCCCGACGGCGACGACCTGGGACGGCACGCTCCGCGCGGTCCGCTGA
- a CDS encoding glycosyltransferase family 4 protein produces MRIGIVCPYSFEVPGGVQAHVVDLARALRGLGHEVDVLAPADEDTPLPEFVRPAGRAVGIPYNGSVARLSFGPVSYARVRRWIRDHDFDVLHLHEPTAPSLAMLALMIADGPIVATFHTSTPRSRTLSAFQGVLQPFLEKITARIAVSALARRVQVEHLGGDAVEIPNGVDVAFFRDAEPLDGYPRAGGTIGFVGRYTEPRKGMPVLLDAMRHLDLPDVRLLVVGRGDEDELRRMAGPELAGRLDLLGQVDDKTKARALRSVDVYCAPNTGGESFGIILTEAMSAETAVVASDLDAFRRVLDDGRAGVLTAVNDPVSLADGLRSVLTDPSRRASLVAEGERRVAAFDWSVVANQVLRVYEQAVAANPRQVGEVS; encoded by the coding sequence TTGAGAATCGGGATTGTCTGCCCGTACTCCTTCGAGGTACCCGGAGGAGTGCAGGCCCACGTCGTGGACCTGGCCAGGGCGCTGCGTGGCCTCGGCCACGAGGTCGACGTGCTGGCCCCCGCCGACGAGGACACGCCGCTGCCCGAGTTCGTCCGGCCCGCGGGCCGCGCGGTCGGCATCCCGTACAACGGCTCGGTGGCCCGGCTGTCGTTCGGCCCGGTGTCCTACGCCCGGGTCCGCCGCTGGATCCGCGACCACGACTTCGACGTCCTGCACCTGCACGAGCCGACCGCGCCGAGCCTGGCGATGCTGGCGCTGATGATCGCCGACGGCCCGATCGTGGCGACCTTCCACACTTCGACCCCGCGCTCGCGCACGCTCAGCGCGTTCCAAGGGGTGCTCCAGCCGTTCCTGGAGAAGATCACCGCGCGCATCGCCGTGTCGGCCCTGGCCCGGCGGGTGCAGGTGGAGCACCTCGGCGGCGACGCGGTGGAGATCCCCAACGGCGTCGACGTCGCCTTCTTCCGCGACGCCGAGCCGCTCGACGGGTACCCGCGCGCGGGCGGCACGATCGGCTTCGTCGGCCGCTACACCGAGCCGCGCAAGGGCATGCCGGTGCTGCTCGATGCCATGCGGCACTTGGATTTGCCGGACGTGCGGCTGCTCGTGGTGGGGCGCGGCGACGAGGATGAACTGCGCCGGATGGCCGGTCCGGAGCTGGCGGGCAGGCTCGACCTGCTCGGCCAGGTCGACGACAAGACCAAGGCCCGCGCGCTGCGCAGCGTCGACGTGTACTGCGCGCCGAACACCGGTGGCGAGAGCTTCGGCATCATCCTCACCGAGGCGATGTCCGCCGAGACGGCCGTGGTCGCCAGCGACCTCGACGCCTTCCGCCGCGTCCTCGACGACGGCCGGGCCGGGGTGCTCACCGCCGTCAACGACCCCGTGTCCCTGGCCGACGGCCTCCGCTCGGTCCTGACCGACCCGTCGCGGCGGGCGTCGCTGGTGGCCGAGGGGGAGCGGCGGGTGGCCGCGTTCGACTGGTCGGTCGTGGCGAACCAGGTCCTGCGGGTCTATGAGCAGGCTGTCGCGGCGAACCCACGGCAGGTCGGCGAGGTGTCATGA
- a CDS encoding phosphatidylinositol mannoside acyltransferase encodes MSFGHRLADWGYAAGWRLVRVLPEGVARGLFRFGADLAARREGPGTRQLRANLARVVPQAGPSELDELVRQALRSYARYWMEAFRLPSMDHTEVHRVIDADMTGRENLDAALAEGNGVILALPHSGNWDAAGVWLVGRHGKFATVAERLKPESLYNRFVAFRESLGFEILAASGGDRAPSEVLAERLRANGIVCLLADRDLTPSGVPVTFFGERTRMPAGPAYLAAKTGAALIPAGLWFTEDGWGLRLHPPIRVSGADGVQAATQALADVLAADIAAHPADWHMLQKLWVADLSATRQEALRE; translated from the coding sequence ATGAGTTTCGGCCACCGCCTCGCGGACTGGGGCTATGCCGCGGGATGGCGGCTGGTCCGCGTCCTGCCCGAGGGGGTCGCGCGCGGGCTGTTCCGCTTCGGCGCCGACCTCGCCGCCCGCCGCGAGGGGCCGGGCACCCGGCAGCTGCGGGCCAACCTGGCCAGGGTCGTGCCGCAGGCAGGCCCGTCGGAGCTCGATGAACTGGTCCGCCAGGCGCTGCGCTCGTACGCGCGGTACTGGATGGAGGCGTTCCGGCTGCCGTCGATGGACCACACCGAGGTCCACCGCGTGATCGACGCTGACATGACCGGCCGGGAGAACCTCGACGCCGCCCTCGCCGAGGGCAACGGCGTGATCCTGGCGCTGCCGCACTCGGGCAACTGGGACGCGGCGGGCGTGTGGCTCGTCGGCAGGCACGGCAAGTTCGCTACGGTCGCCGAACGGCTCAAGCCCGAGTCGCTCTACAACCGGTTCGTCGCGTTCCGCGAGTCGCTCGGCTTCGAGATCCTCGCCGCGTCCGGCGGCGACCGGGCGCCGTCGGAGGTGCTCGCGGAACGCTTGCGCGCCAACGGGATCGTCTGCCTGCTCGCCGACCGCGACCTGACCCCGTCCGGTGTCCCGGTGACCTTCTTCGGCGAGCGGACCCGGATGCCGGCGGGCCCGGCGTACCTGGCCGCCAAGACCGGGGCGGCGCTGATCCCGGCGGGCCTGTGGTTCACCGAGGACGGCTGGGGGCTGCGGCTGCACCCGCCGATCCGGGTCAGCGGCGCCGACGGCGTCCAAGCCGCCACGCAGGCCCTCGCCGACGTTTTGGCCGCCGATATCGCCGCGCATCCCGCAGACTGGCACATGCTGCAGAAACTGTGGGTCGCCGACCTCTCGGCCACCCGCCAGGAAGCGCTGCGCGAATAG
- the pgsA gene encoding phosphatidylinositol phosphate synthase: protein MLNIFARASVSRVTDPIGGWLLRIGLTPDAVTLIGTAGAVAASLWLFSTGHLVAGALVVTVFVLFDLFDGAMARAQGGGTRFGTVLDATCDRIADGALFSAIAWYAFSGGDRSSAAAALICLVSGQVISYVKARAEATGLSADGGFVERAERLIITLLGALLAGLGVPYALPVALWLLAVGSVATVTQRLLAVRRAAKEESA from the coding sequence ATGCTGAACATCTTCGCTCGCGCCTCGGTTTCGCGCGTCACCGATCCCATCGGCGGGTGGCTGCTCCGGATCGGTCTCACCCCCGACGCCGTCACCCTCATCGGCACGGCGGGCGCGGTGGCCGCCTCGCTCTGGCTGTTCTCGACCGGGCACCTGGTCGCGGGTGCCCTCGTCGTCACCGTGTTCGTCCTCTTCGACCTTTTCGACGGCGCGATGGCCAGGGCGCAGGGCGGTGGTACCCGGTTCGGGACCGTGCTCGACGCGACCTGCGACCGGATCGCCGACGGCGCCCTGTTCAGCGCGATCGCCTGGTACGCCTTCTCCGGCGGTGACCGTTCCTCAGCCGCGGCCGCGTTGATCTGCCTGGTGTCCGGCCAGGTCATCTCCTACGTGAAGGCCCGCGCCGAGGCGACCGGGCTCAGTGCCGACGGCGGGTTCGTCGAGCGCGCCGAGCGGCTGATCATCACCCTGCTCGGGGCCCTTCTCGCGGGTCTCGGCGTCCCGTACGCGCTGCCCGTCGCACTGTGGCTGCTGGCCGTGGGGTCCGTCGCGACGGTCACCCAGCGGCTGCTCGCGGTGCGCCGCGCGGCCAAGGAGGAGAGCGCATGA
- a CDS encoding MarR family winged helix-turn-helix transcriptional regulator, with translation MTDDTRWLDDGEQEVWRAFITMSGALNDQLDRQLQRDSDMPYTYYEILVVLSHAPDRSMRMSELAGLRGSSRSRLSHAVARLEHAGWVRRQECPTDKRGSLAVLTDDGFAALAAAAPGHVTAVREKLFDRLTPEQVKVLGEISKAVLEGLDPDKQLPGCRETDC, from the coding sequence ATGACGGACGACACGCGCTGGCTGGACGACGGTGAACAGGAGGTTTGGCGCGCCTTCATCACCATGAGCGGCGCACTCAACGATCAGCTGGACCGCCAACTCCAGCGCGACTCCGACATGCCGTACACGTACTACGAGATCCTCGTGGTCCTGTCCCACGCGCCCGACCGGTCGATGCGGATGAGCGAACTCGCGGGCCTGCGCGGCTCGTCACGCAGCAGGCTGTCGCACGCGGTCGCCCGGCTGGAGCACGCGGGTTGGGTGCGCAGGCAGGAATGCCCGACCGACAAGCGCGGCTCCCTCGCCGTCCTCACCGACGACGGCTTCGCCGCCCTGGCCGCCGCCGCCCCCGGCCACGTCACGGCCGTCCGCGAGAAACTCTTCGACCGCCTGACCCCGGAACAGGTAAAGGTCTTGGGCGAGATCAGCAAGGCTGTCCTGGAAGGCTTGGACCCAGACAAACAACTCCCAGGCTGCCGAGAAACCGACTGCTAG
- a CDS encoding YceI family protein, giving the protein MTTTASLTEIPGFIAGTWDIDASHSDVAFTVRHLVITKVRGRFDDVTGTIVTTDDLATAGVDVVIGLNSINTNSEQRDGHLKSADFFETETYPEMTYKATGVRPAGDKFVLDGELSLKGVTKTVPVTFELNGFSPDPWGGTRIGLSGDASINRKDFGVNFEGVQNGLAVVADKIDIHLEIEAVLRQG; this is encoded by the coding sequence ATGACCACCACCGCCAGCCTCACCGAGATCCCCGGTTTCATCGCGGGCACCTGGGACATCGACGCGTCGCACTCCGATGTCGCCTTCACCGTGCGCCACCTGGTCATCACCAAGGTCCGCGGCCGCTTCGACGACGTGACCGGCACCATCGTCACCACCGACGACCTGGCCACCGCGGGCGTCGACGTCGTCATCGGCCTGAACAGCATCAACACCAACAGCGAGCAGCGTGACGGGCACCTGAAGTCGGCCGACTTCTTCGAGACCGAGACCTACCCGGAGATGACCTACAAGGCGACCGGCGTCCGCCCGGCGGGCGACAAGTTCGTCCTCGACGGCGAGCTGTCCCTCAAGGGCGTCACGAAGACCGTGCCGGTGACCTTCGAGCTCAACGGCTTCTCCCCCGACCCGTGGGGCGGCACCCGCATCGGCCTGTCCGGCGACGCGTCGATCAACCGCAAGGACTTCGGGGTGAACTTCGAGGGCGTGCAGAACGGTCTCGCCGTGGTCGCCGACAAGATCGACATCCACCTCGAGATCGAGGCCGTGCTGCGTCAGGGCTGA
- a CDS encoding HIT family protein, translating into MAAAVGSGEPELVAQNGVGVPDALQRLWTPHRMAYIRGENKPEHDEEDGCPFCGLVDLDDADALIIARGELVYAVLNLYPYNPGHLMVVPYRHVADYTELTAPETVELGEFTQRAMRVARRVAAPHGFNIGMNQGVVAGAGIAAHLHQHLVPRWGGDANFMPVVGHTKVLPQLLGETRALLAEAWAQP; encoded by the coding sequence ATGGCCGCTGCCGTTGGCTCCGGAGAGCCCGAGCTCGTCGCCCAGAACGGGGTGGGGGTGCCGGACGCGCTCCAACGGCTGTGGACGCCGCACCGGATGGCCTACATCCGCGGCGAGAACAAGCCCGAGCACGACGAGGAGGACGGCTGCCCGTTCTGCGGGCTGGTCGACCTCGACGACGCCGACGCGCTGATCATCGCGCGCGGTGAGCTGGTCTACGCGGTGCTGAACCTCTACCCGTACAACCCCGGCCACCTCATGGTCGTCCCGTACCGGCACGTCGCCGACTACACGGAGCTGACCGCGCCCGAGACCGTCGAACTGGGCGAGTTCACCCAGCGGGCCATGCGGGTCGCGCGGCGGGTGGCGGCGCCGCACGGGTTCAACATCGGGATGAACCAGGGGGTGGTCGCGGGCGCGGGTATCGCCGCTCACCTGCATCAACACCTGGTGCCGCGCTGGGGCGGCGACGCCAACTTCATGCCGGTCGTCGGTCACACCAAGGTGTTGCCGCAGCTGCTCGGCGAAACCCGCGCTCTGCTCGCTGAGGCCTGGGCTCAGCCCTGA
- a CDS encoding cupin domain-containing protein, translating to MTLLIKSPADVERLRAVSGEYRVLLSGADTGGRLAVVEQILPPGALGAAPHVHHGHEEDFMVTSGAITFDTATDARVVAAGGVVSVPRGAAHGFRNDTSEVARCIVTFTPAGYEDYFRLIDELVRAGTSPDADTLARLRARFATESATR from the coding sequence GTGACCTTGCTGATCAAATCCCCCGCCGACGTCGAGCGCCTGCGCGCGGTCAGCGGCGAGTACCGCGTCCTGCTCTCCGGTGCCGACACCGGCGGCAGGCTGGCGGTCGTCGAACAGATCCTCCCGCCAGGCGCGCTCGGCGCTGCCCCGCATGTGCACCACGGGCACGAGGAGGACTTCATGGTCACCTCGGGCGCGATCACCTTCGACACCGCGACCGACGCCCGCGTGGTCGCCGCCGGTGGCGTGGTGTCGGTCCCCCGAGGCGCCGCCCACGGCTTCCGCAACGACACGTCTGAGGTCGCACGGTGCATCGTGACTTTCACGCCCGCCGGGTATGAGGACTACTTCCGGCTGATCGACGAACTGGTCCGGGCTGGTACGTCCCCCGACGCCGACACCCTTGCGCGATTGCGGGCGCGGTTCGCGACCGAGTCAGCGACTCGCTAG